A stretch of DNA from Azotosporobacter soli:
TTCGTGATAGCTAAAGAACGCTATAAATTTTTTATCCACATGAGTCTGAGCTGACTTTGTTATAACATCCACTCTTTTCAACTGTGATCCCGGCATGATCTGAATTTCATTCAAATCTGCTTTTATTTTCATTTCTTCCTGTGCAATATCCACATGATACAACGTTGGTTTGACTGCTTCGTACGATAAAATCACCAAGACAAGCAAAAAAATTCCTATCTTAAATCGTCTAAACACGCATGCCCTCCTTGCTCGGAATCGGAATGCCACCTTTTCTTCCCGCTGCAATCGCATTTATTTTTCGCTTATATATTAGTGGTGCAGACTATACGCAAACCATTCCACTGCCCCAAAATAGATTATGATAAAACAAAATGCGCCAAAGATGTACGCCAGGTCTTTTTTTGTCACTCGCTTCGGATCTTTAATATGGTTGCCAACGCCGATTATAAAAATGCCGATGAACATCATTATTATACCGACCGTAATCGGCATCAACCCTGAAAGTCCAGGAACCGGATTTTCAATCATTACCGCTCCCATAAAGATGCCAGCCGCAACTATTATTGTGGTCCCGATAAAAATGTATTTGTTGGATGTTCCTCTGTCTCGGATCATGATAAATAAGAAAACTATGCTCGCAATAATCGCCACAGTAGCATTCCATGGATATTTTAGATGCAAGCCGATCGGCGTCACAATCGCTCCGATTATCATACCTTGCTTCGCTTTCATTTTTCCACCGCCCGATCTATAACAACACCGGATTTAAAAACGTTTTTATTTTGCGTAAATATTTACTGCCCTTATTGATAATTTTACTACCAGCTTAATAAAGCTGCTGCAATCATTATTAAGCCAATTCCTCTGCTGCATACTTTTTCTACTCTGCTGACGCTTCGCCGATTTCCAAATAATTCCCACATTTTATACTCACGAAAAGATGTGGGGAAAATCACTAATCCTGTGCCGAATAAAAGCATGGCTATTTTTTTAACTTCCACTTCACTTCCAGTAAAACTCACTTTTTTACCCCCTCAAACCTTCTCATCGCGTTTAACTTCAAACAACGTTTTTTCTTTAAGCATAAATTTCCCCTTGTTGTTTTACCGCAATCTGTTTACTTCTCTTCGCATCTTTCATTCGTCTTTTTTACTACTGTCTTTAAAAAAATATCGTACACCGTTTGCTTCTTCTTTGAAAAAAATATACTTATAGCGCCTACCCCCGCAAACCCTAAGACTAAAATCAATTTCAATATCGCTCTGCAAAATGCAGCTACATAGCCTATCTTGGTGTTGTCCAGACCTGTCACTTTCAACTTCATCATCCTCTTACCTAATCCAGCTTGCCTTTTTCCTCCTTCTAGTACTGTAAAATACGTCATATAGACAATTGCCGTTATGGTCACATCCGTCCCTATTATATGCTGAATGCTTATCTCTTTAACAAACACTTCTACGCCCTTCATGCAACCAAGAAACAACAATGTACTCAGAATCACAATCACGGCAAAATCAATCAAACTTGCCAAAAAACGTACTCCTGCACCACCATACTTTTCATTCATAATGATTATTCCTCCTTTGATTTTTCATATCAGCTTAAACAAGTTTTTCAGAAAAAATCTTTAACGATTATTTCTTTCAGTAAACTTTGTATAGTCAAATTTAGCTTCTATTTTTGCTCCTCCTAATGGCGTTAATGCTCCAATTTCTGTTGCTACGACCACATCCGCAGATGATTCTCCACCCCACTCATATCCAAACTTATTCGCTCCAATCTTGACCCCAGCAAACCCCTGTCCGCCTAAATTTTCTTTTGTGGTAGGATCTATAGACCCCTGTGCTTCTACGCCAGCAAAAAGTTTATTTGTTGCACTAACATTAAGTCCAATATTTAAAGTTTCTTTCGGCTTATCCGTTGTAATATTTTCATAATATT
This window harbors:
- a CDS encoding RDD family protein codes for the protein MNEKYGGAGVRFLASLIDFAVIVILSTLLFLGCMKGVEVFVKEISIQHIIGTDVTITAIVYMTYFTVLEGGKRQAGLGKRMMKLKVTGLDNTKIGYVAAFCRAILKLILVLGFAGVGAISIFFSKKKQTVYDIFLKTVVKKTNERCEEK